CCTTATTCTCTTCGTTCAGGACCATATCACGGTGTGATGGATCAATTCCCGTATCGATGATCCCGATGACCATTCCTTCCCCTTTATAACCATATTCCCGCCAAGCTTCCTGGGCTTGGACAAGTTCTTTACTATAAATCATATCGGGCTTTTCCACAGGCCGCTCATATTCATTCGCAATATGTACTTCAGCAACTTCAGGCATGGCCTCGATCTTTTTGATTTCACCATACTGGATTTCACCGCTGAACCCATTGACTACTGTCGTAAAGCTTTCCAATTCCTTGAACGCGATTTTTTTCTCTTTCACCTTATTTTTCAACTTCTTCTGGTTAGCCAGCTTTTCAGACTTCAATTGCTGTTTCTTCGTTTTTGATAATTGCTTAAATAGCTTGCCTTCCTTGGAAGCTATTTCAATCGCGGGCGCTTCCTTCATCTCTACGATGACCCTGACTTTCTCGTTACTTTTATAATTCTTTCCGATATCATCTTGCTTCAACTTCAGGATACTCTGCTGATCCTTCTTGCCTTCGCCAGAGCCGCTCGGTAAATTCGGAAGCTTGGCTGCGGAAACGCTTGCAGTAAATGCTAATAAAAAGATTGCTAGAATGGACAAGCTGCGTTTAATCAATGAACTTTTCCTCCTCTAAAATAATCAATATTTGGAATTTTATTACTAATTATAAAAATACCACAACTTTTGGGGTGATTTTAAGAGATAAAAGTCACTATTTTCCTATTTGAAAATAGGATTTTGTCATTATTTTTGATATTTTGATAGATTTAAATAAAAACGCCAGAAAGATGGTGATGTTAAACTAACATCACCCTTTATTCTCTAGTTTTTCATTCGCGGATCCAAAGCATCACGCAGGCCATCCCCCATAAGATTGAAGCCAAGGACCGTAAGCATGATTGCTAGTCCAGGAAAAAGGACCGTCCAAGGGGCCTGAATGATAAAAGATCTTGAATCGGCTAGCATTTTCCCCCACTCTGGTGCTGGCGGCTGTGCCCCAAGACCGAGGAAACCGAGTGCTGCACACTCAATGATGGCAGTGGCAATCGCCAGGGTCCCTTGCACGATAATCGGCGCAAGGCTATTTGGAAGAACGTGATGAAGAAGGATCCGCCCATCTCCCATTCCAATGGCCTTTGCAGCCGTTACGTATTCTTCTTCTTTCACCGTTAACACCCGTGAACGTAAAAGCCGCCCGAATATCGGGACATTAACGATGGCAATGGCAATGAGCGCATTGCGAAGGGAAGGTCCCAAAACCGCTACCACCGCAATGGCAAGCAGGATACTTGGAAACGCCAAAATGATATCAAAAACCCTCGAAATGATCGTATCTATCCACTTTCCATAATAACCGGCGATGATTCCAAGGAAGGACCCGACCAAAACAGATCCGGCTACAGATAAAAAGCCGACTCCAATCGATATTCGCGATCCATAAATGACCCGGCTTAAAATATCACGGCCGAATTCATCCGTTCCAAACCAATGTTCTGCAGATGGCGCCAAATGTTTATCACTTAGCTTTTGTCCCTCGAATGAATATGGTGCAATGAGTGGAGCGAAGATGGCGATCAAGATGAAAAATAAAACGATGCCGAGACCTACCAGGGCCACCTTATTCTTCTTAAAGCTCTTCCATCCTTCCTTCCAGGGAGAGATGACTTGATCCTCTGCCTCTTTATGAGGAAGAATTGGCGATGTATTCGTTGCTATTTCAGGCATGAGTTTCCCTCCCTATTTATACTTGATCCTAGGATCGATCGCTGCATACAACAAGTCCACAATTAAATTGATCATGACGAATAAAAAGGCGATGACAAGAATCCCGGACTGTATGACCGGATAATCCCGGGATAGGATTGCATCATAGATATATGTACCGATACCTGGCCAGCCAAAAATGTTTTCCGTTAAAATGGCCCCGCCCAAAAGCAATCCTGTCTGCAGACCGATGACCGTCACTACGGGAATCAAGGCATTCTTCAAGGAGTGCTTGTAAACGACCCAAAACATTTTCATTCCCTTAGCACGGGCGGTGCGGATGAAATCCGACCTCATGACTTCGAGCATGGATGAACGTGTCATCCTTGCAATGATTGCCATCGGAATGGTCGCAAGCGCCAATCCCGGCAAAATGAGATGCCTGATCACTTCAAAAAACTGATCGAGCCTGCCATTCATGAGTGTATCAATCAGGTAAAGTCCAGTTATGGCCTCGACGGGGTCCCTGATGTTATCCCGGCCTGTCGTCGGAAGCAAGTCCCATTGAATGGAGATGATGTATTGCTCCATCAATCCAAGCCAGAATATCGGCATGGACAAGCCCACCAACGCGATCACCATCGCCACATAGTCAAACCATGAGTTTTGGAACCAGGCCGAGATGATTCCCGCATTTACCCCAATGACGACAGCGATGATCATGGCAATCAATGCCAGCTCTATCGTGGCCATTAAATATGGCCCAATTTCCTCGGAAACAGGACTATTCGTTTTTAGCGATACACCGAGATCACCCTGCACCAATCCTGCTAAATAGTCCCAAAATTGAACGAACCAAGGCTTATCCAGTCCTAGTTGCTTGGTCATTGCCGCAACAGCCTCTTCTGTTGCTTGCTGCCCAAGAATCACCTGTGCAGGATTACCTGGAATCGCCCGAATCATCATGAATACAATAAAAGCCATTCCGAGCAGTACTGGAATGAGAGATCCTAAACGTCGTACGGTATAGGAAAACATAACAATCACCCTCCTTTAGCATAACGGTCCTTTTTAGCGTCCTTTATTCTTTTGAAATGCAATCCATAACAAAACCGGGAAGCATGCAAAACTACATACTACCCGGTCCTTACGGTTAATTTTCTAAAGAAACGTTAATAAGGGATTGCGAACCAGTTGGATGTGGAACAAACCCTTTGACAGTCTTGGATCCGGCTAGCTGAGGTAAAGAATGGACAAGTGGAACCCATGGTGCATCATCATGGATGATTTCCTGGGCTTTTCCATATAACTCATTACGCTTGGCTTCATCTGCCGTGGACTGGGCCTCGATCAATAGATCGTGCACTTCATCATTTGCATAACGGGAATAATTGTTTGAGCCGATATTGTCTTTATCCAATAAGGCATAAAGGAAGTTATCTGCATCTCCATTATCCCCAGTCCAGCCTAGCATGAAGGATTGAGCCTCACCAGCCTGCACTTTCTCTAGATATGCAGCCCATTCGTATGAAACGATATTTGCCTCAATACCTACCTGCTTTAAGCTGGCTTGAATGGCCTCGGCCACTTTTTGACCATCTGGCATATATGGACGTGGTACAGGCATTGCCCATAGATCCATTTTGAATCCTTTTTCATATCCTGCTTTTTTCAGAAGTTCCTTCGCTTTTTCGACATCATAGTCATAGTCTTCGATATTGTCATTGTATCCAGAAACGGAAGGCGGCATTGGATTCTTTGCAGGCTCCGCTGTTCCTTCGAAGAAGTTATCGATGATTTCCTTTTTGTTGATCAAATGCGAGATGGCCTGACGCACTTCTTTTTTGTCGAAAGGCTTTTTCTCAACATTGAATCCAAAGTAGCCGACATTCATGGATGGACGTTCGAATAACTGCAATTTGTCATCACCTGTAACTTTACTGATATCGCTTGGGTTCAAACCGTCCATTAAGTCAATTTCACCTTTGATTACAGCATTTAAACGTGCAGAGTTATCTTTAATGACTTTAAACGTGATTCCATCAAGTTTTGGCAGTCCTTTTTGCCAATAGTCTTCGTTTTTCACCACTTCGATCGTATCGCCAGGCTTCCATGACTTGAATTTGAAAGGACCTGTTCCAGAAGGGTTCTTCGTAAAGCCGTCTCCCTCTTTTTCCAAACCAGCCGGACTGGCAATGGCAAATGTAGGCATGGCAATGTTTTTCAGGAATGGCGCCTGCGGACGGTTCAATGTGAATTCAACCGTGCTTGCATCAACTGCTTTCACTTCCTTGATGACATGGCCTTCATCACCTTCAAATCCTCCGAACATGGAGGCATAATAAGCGAATTTCCCTTCATCCTTGCTTTTTGCCCAGCGTTGAAAGTTCTTTACGACAGCATCTGCATTGAAATCGGAGCCATCATGGAACTTGATTCCCGTTTTCAATTTGAATGTGTAGGTCTTTGCGTCATCAGATACATCCCAAGATTCGGCAAGGCCAGGTTTTATCTCTGTATTATCTTCTCCATATTTTACTAGCGTTTCAAAAATTTGTTGTGTGACGATGAACGATTCACCATCAGTTACGATAGCTGGGTCAAGACCGACGGCATCTCCGCCTTTACCATAAATCAATGTACCGCCCTTCGCTTCCCCCGATCCTCCTCCTTTGCCGTCCTCTTTCGATGTGGACGAGGAGCATCCCGCTAGCGCCAATGACAGGGCCAGGATACAAGTCAACAATAAAGCTAATGATTTCTTCATTTTCTTCCCCCTTATTTTTCAAGATTTATGTATACGCCGTCATGTCAGTTATATAAATGACAAGCAACGTAGTGACCAGGTTTATGTTCATGCAAGATCGGCTTTTCCGATTGACACTCCACCAGCGCTTTTGGGCACCGCGTATGGAAGGGACAGCCGCTTGGAGGGTTCGAAGGACTTGGAACATCGCCCTGCAGGATCACCCTATCTCCCTTGTATTCCACATCGGGAATCGGCACGGCTGATAATAAAGCTTGTGTATATGGATGGAGGGGATCTTCATACAGTTCCTCACTCTCCGTCAACTCGACTATATGTCCCAGATACATGACACCGACACGGTCAGAGATATGCCTCACAACTCCAAGATCATGGGCAATGAAAAGATAAGTCAAATCAAAATCTTCCTGCAAATCCTGCAGGAGGTTCAAGACCTGCGCCTGAATCGAAACGTCCAATGCAGATACCGGCTCATCGGCGATGATCAATTTCGGGTTAACGGCGAGTGCCCTGGCGATGCCGATGCGCTGACGCTGGCCCCCGCTGAATTGGTGCGGGTACCTTTTCGCATGGTAACCGCTTAAGCCGACAACCTTTAGCAGCTCCTTTACACGGGCCTTGCGAGCCTTTTTATCTTTCACTCCATGGACGATAAGCGGTTCTTCCAAGATCTTTTCCACTGTATGTCTAGGATTCAGCGAAGCGAATGGGTCCTGGAATACCATCTGCATTTCACGGCGCATTTTTCTCATATCCCGCGAAGATAAAGATGTCAGGTCCTTCCCTTCGAAATAAACATTCCCCTCACTCGGCTCGAGCAATCGAAGCAATAGCCTTCCCGTTGTCGATTTTCCGCAACCGCTTTCACCCACAAGACCCAAGGTTTCCCCTTTATAAATGGAAAACGATAAGCCATCCACGGCCTTGACCTCCCCAACGGTCTTTCCTAGCACGCCTCCTTTAATCGGAAAATGCTTCTTAAGGTTTTCCACCTTAACCAATGTTTGATTCATGCAGGGCTGCTCCTTTCCCATCTTCATAAAGCCAGCAACGGACTTGCTGACCATCGCCAAAATCCAATAGAGAAGGTGCCTCATTCACACATTGCTCCATGGCATGTGAACAGCGCGGTGCAAACTGGCATCCAAGGCTGCTTGTCCCCGGTTTTGGGACATTACCGGGAATTGAGTAAAGGCGCTCTTTCTTTATCCGCATGTCCGGTATCGACTGAAGTAATCCGACTGTATAAGGATGCTTCGGATTTTGGAAAATCGTTTGCACATTCCCTTCCTCTATTACCTTGCCTGCATACATGACAATGACACGTTCACACATCTGGGCCACCACACCAAGATCATGGGTGATCATCATGATGGCGGTATCCGTCTCTTTATTTAAGTTCTTCATCAATTCCAAAATTTGCGCTTGGATCGTCACGTCCAACGCCGTGGTCGGTTCATCCGCGATAAGTAGCTTCGGCTCACAGATCATGGCCATGGCGATCATGACCCTCTGTCTCATCCCGCCTGAAAGCTGATGCGGATATTCATTGATCAATTCCTCGGCGCGGCCAAGACCAACCAGCTTCAGCATTTCAACAGCCCTGAGCCTAGCCTGTTTTTTGCTCCACTTTTTATGGATTCGGAGCGTCTCCACCAATTGATCTCCAATTGTGAACACAGGATTCAGACTTGTCATCGGCTCCTGGAATATCATCGCTATATCATTCCCGCGAATCTTTCTCATTTTCGCTTCAGAGGCATTTGCGATATTCTCCCCTTTAAAAAGGATTTCCCCTTCCACCTTGCCCGTCGGCGAAGAAACCAGTCCCATTATGGACAAAGAAGTTACGCTCTTTCCGCATCCCGACTCCCCTACAATCCCTAGCACTTCGCCGGGATTGACGTGGAAATCGATTGAATTCACAACCGGAATCACCCCATCGTCCGTACGAAAACTGGTTCGCAGCCCATTGACCTTAATAATCGGTTCTTCCATCAAATCACTTCCTATTTATAACTTTTTTCCCATTATATTATTTGGTTTATTATTGCATCAAAATTAAAATATTACAATATATTTTCTAAAAATTCTAATTTGATTGAATTATTTTTTATTTTTTATGAAAAATGTTAATTTTGGCATAAAAAAAGACTGCTTTTGGCAGTCATTAACAGGAGGGAAATCAACAAATTTGATTTCACAAGGAAGTAAATCGGAGTATAAAGCGGTGAAAAGCCATTTAGCTATAGGGGGATTAAGAGGGAAATGCAGCTCGTTATCTTCCTCAAGCTTTGCGGAGTTTTTTTCTGTCAGCTAAAAGTCCTGCACTTTTTTCGAGAGCCGAAATCCTTTCTGTTAATTTTTCATTATGGTCATATAAATACTTGTTTTGCGTTTCCAATTCAATATGCATCGACTTAACCTGGCCTATTTCATATTCATTATCCCAGGTTCTTACTTGCGTCTTCGCCACATGACCAATCAATACACTAAGGCGTTCTTCCATATGCTTATTGGTCTGCAAGATTTTATATAGGGAATCTTCTTTACGAAGGCAATCCTTACATTCTTCGCTCATTACTTTACCTCCAAGTTTATAACCCAATATGCTGAAAGTCCTTTGGCTTCATGTCTTGCTGTTTAGGTCCAATGAACTGAACCAAGTCCGCGACCACTTCAGTTGCATATATATTTTTGCCATCTTTGTTTTCGTATGTCCTCGTTTGAATCCTGCCCGTAATCCCGATCAAGGTCCCTTTTTTACAATACTGGGCAGTATTTTCAGCCGACTTTTTCCATATGATACACTGTACGAAGTCCGCTTCATAGTCACCAACCGTATTACGGAAATGACGGTTGACCGCTAACGTGACATTGGAAACAGCCTTGCCA
This genomic stretch from Peribacillus muralis harbors:
- a CDS encoding ABC transporter ATP-binding protein, with translation MNQTLVKVENLKKHFPIKGGVLGKTVGEVKAVDGLSFSIYKGETLGLVGESGCGKSTTGRLLLRLLEPSEGNVYFEGKDLTSLSSRDMRKMRREMQMVFQDPFASLNPRHTVEKILEEPLIVHGVKDKKARKARVKELLKVVGLSGYHAKRYPHQFSGGQRQRIGIARALAVNPKLIIADEPVSALDVSIQAQVLNLLQDLQEDFDLTYLFIAHDLGVVRHISDRVGVMYLGHIVELTESEELYEDPLHPYTQALLSAVPIPDVEYKGDRVILQGDVPSPSNPPSGCPFHTRCPKALVECQSEKPILHEHKPGHYVACHLYN
- a CDS encoding ABC transporter permease; this translates as MFSYTVRRLGSLIPVLLGMAFIVFMMIRAIPGNPAQVILGQQATEEAVAAMTKQLGLDKPWFVQFWDYLAGLVQGDLGVSLKTNSPVSEEIGPYLMATIELALIAMIIAVVIGVNAGIISAWFQNSWFDYVAMVIALVGLSMPIFWLGLMEQYIISIQWDLLPTTGRDNIRDPVEAITGLYLIDTLMNGRLDQFFEVIRHLILPGLALATIPMAIIARMTRSSMLEVMRSDFIRTARAKGMKMFWVVYKHSLKNALIPVVTVIGLQTGLLLGGAILTENIFGWPGIGTYIYDAILSRDYPVIQSGILVIAFLFVMINLIVDLLYAAIDPRIKYK
- a CDS encoding ABC transporter substrate-binding protein, producing MKKSLALLLTCILALSLALAGCSSSTSKEDGKGGGSGEAKGGTLIYGKGGDAVGLDPAIVTDGESFIVTQQIFETLVKYGEDNTEIKPGLAESWDVSDDAKTYTFKLKTGIKFHDGSDFNADAVVKNFQRWAKSKDEGKFAYYASMFGGFEGDEGHVIKEVKAVDASTVEFTLNRPQAPFLKNIAMPTFAIASPAGLEKEGDGFTKNPSGTGPFKFKSWKPGDTIEVVKNEDYWQKGLPKLDGITFKVIKDNSARLNAVIKGEIDLMDGLNPSDISKVTGDDKLQLFERPSMNVGYFGFNVEKKPFDKKEVRQAISHLINKKEIIDNFFEGTAEPAKNPMPPSVSGYNDNIEDYDYDVEKAKELLKKAGYEKGFKMDLWAMPVPRPYMPDGQKVAEAIQASLKQVGIEANIVSYEWAAYLEKVQAGEAQSFMLGWTGDNGDADNFLYALLDKDNIGSNNYSRYANDEVHDLLIEAQSTADEAKRNELYGKAQEIIHDDAPWVPLVHSLPQLAGSKTVKGFVPHPTGSQSLINVSLEN
- a CDS encoding ABC transporter permease, which produces MPEIATNTSPILPHKEAEDQVISPWKEGWKSFKKNKVALVGLGIVLFFILIAIFAPLIAPYSFEGQKLSDKHLAPSAEHWFGTDEFGRDILSRVIYGSRISIGVGFLSVAGSVLVGSFLGIIAGYYGKWIDTIISRVFDIILAFPSILLAIAVVAVLGPSLRNALIAIAIVNVPIFGRLLRSRVLTVKEEEYVTAAKAIGMGDGRILLHHVLPNSLAPIIVQGTLAIATAIIECAALGFLGLGAQPPAPEWGKMLADSRSFIIQAPWTVLFPGLAIMLTVLGFNLMGDGLRDALDPRMKN
- a CDS encoding ABC transporter ATP-binding protein — translated: MEEPIIKVNGLRTSFRTDDGVIPVVNSIDFHVNPGEVLGIVGESGCGKSVTSLSIMGLVSSPTGKVEGEILFKGENIANASEAKMRKIRGNDIAMIFQEPMTSLNPVFTIGDQLVETLRIHKKWSKKQARLRAVEMLKLVGLGRAEELINEYPHQLSGGMRQRVMIAMAMICEPKLLIADEPTTALDVTIQAQILELMKNLNKETDTAIMMITHDLGVVAQMCERVIVMYAGKVIEEGNVQTIFQNPKHPYTVGLLQSIPDMRIKKERLYSIPGNVPKPGTSSLGCQFAPRCSHAMEQCVNEAPSLLDFGDGQQVRCWLYEDGKGAALHESNIG
- the ssb gene encoding single-stranded DNA-binding protein, which gives rise to MINQVTLVGRLTKDPVLRYTPDGKAVSNVTLAVNRHFRNTVGDYEADFVQCIIWKKSAENTAQYCKKGTLIGITGRIQTRTYENKDGKNIYATEVVADLVQFIGPKQQDMKPKDFQHIGL